The genomic region GAAAACACTGTACCAACCTACAATTTAGAGATAAAACAGGGTTTCTCTGTTCCCAAAAACATGACATGCAGCTTATTGTGGTTCAGGGATTGTGTAATGGTGAAAGTTCGTCTAGAGGATATTAAACGCAAGTTCAACAACGTCACTGCAATCGAGGATATTACGTTTGAAGTTCCTGATGGAGAATTTTGGGTACTTGTCGGACCCTCAGGATGTGGTAAGTCTACAATATTAAGGACAATCGCCGGACTAGAAACAGCAACAAGCGGGAACTTATACATTGGGGATGTACTTGTCAACACTATTCCTGCGCGTCAGCGCGATGTCGCGATGGTATTTCAAAATTACGCACTGTACCCGCATATGACGGTAGCAGAAAACATGGCTTTCGGCTTACGGATGCGAAAAGTTGACGCGAATGTGATTCGCCAAAGGGTAGAAACCGTCGCGCGATCGCTTTCCCTCGAACATCTTTTAGAACGAAAACCCAAGCAATTATCCGGGGGACAACAGCAACGCGTCGCACTAGGACGCGCGATCGCCCGCGAAGCGCAAGTATTTTTATTCGATGAACCTTTGTCTAATTTAGATGCGCAGCTACGCGACGATACTCGTGCAGAATTAAAACAGTTGCATCAAAATTTGGGCATTACGACAGTTTATGTCACGCACGATCAAGTTGAAGCAATGACTTTAGCTGATCGCATTGTTGTCCTCAATCAAGGTAGAATTCAACAAATTGGAGAACCCCAAAGCGTTTACGCTCAACCGGCAAATCGCATGGTTGCAACTTTTTTGGGCAATCCACCGATGAATATCCTACCCGCGAAGTACAAAAATGGAAACTTTGTAGTCGAAAATCAAATTATTCCTTGTTCAGTGCACGTTCGCAATGCCTTGCACTTAGTTGAGGGACAAGCAGTAGATTTAGGAATTCGTCCAGAAGATTTATTTATTAACGAACCACAAAAAAACGAAGAGGTGATTGCTTTAACAGTTGAAGTTAAGGTAGTAGAACCGTTGGGGAGAGAAACTTTAATTCGTGCGAGTCTACTAAGTTCGAGCGTGCAAGTCAATATTCAACAGGCGGGCGCAATCCGTTTACGCTTGGGCGATCGCTTATCACTAGGGCTTGACGTAAACCAGCTATTTATCTTTGACTCAAATACAGGCGATCGCTTATATCCGTGTTAGTTAACTTCCAAGAACTTGTCCATACGGATGAGGTACTCATCCGCTGCTATGGGCTTGTAACCTAGTCTTTGATATAGTCGTTGGGCAGGATTTTCTTTAAATACACTCAACTGGATGCGCTGTAGGTTCTTTTTCCTCGCGATGTGTTCTCAATGTGTTGTAGCAACATTGTACCATCTCCCTGACCGCGAAATGATGCTACAAGCTGAATAGTATGGATATAGAGAAATTGCTTGCTTCTCGAATTGAAAAAAGCCAATGAGTTTACAGTTGCCATACACCATCGTGTCCATTTCTGGATGCGGTTCTTGTTGGTGAAGTTCTTCATCCCAACCAAGGGTACGACTTACTACCAAATAAAAATTTTCTCTAGTTAATGACCGGATGAACGCGCCATGCACTTGGGGATTACAAGGAGTAAAGGTAAGTTGTAAATCTAAGGAGTTTGCAAGCATTGCGATCGCCTCTTACATACTCTAAAACTTACACAAGAACGCGCTGAAACTCTTATCCTTTGCGTGCTTTGTGTCCTCTGTGGTTCATTTTTTCATACTTTTGCGTAAATTCTTATTATTCCTCAAACCAGATTTGCTTGTAACTTTTCCTGTAATTGATTCGGCGCAAAAGCACCGTATTCAGTAATAATTGCGGTAATCAAATCTGCGGGAGTAACATCGAATGCTGGATTGTAAAACTCAACTCCTTCGGGAGTAATTGTCGTGTCACCAATTGCATATATTTCGCTTGCGTCGCGTTCTTCAATCGGAATTTCGCTACCACTTGCTAAAGAAAAATCAATCGTTGAACGCGGAGCCGCAACAAAAAACGGGATATTATGCGCTTGAGCAACAATTGCTAAGCTGTAAGTACCAATTTTATTCGCGGTGTCGCCATTCGCCGCAATTCGATCCGCACCGACAACAACAGCATGAATTAATCCGCGTTGCATACAATGTGCTGCCATACTATCGGTAATCAATGTAACGGGAATTCCGTCTTGAACGCATTCCCACGCCGTTAGTTTTGCGCCTTGTAAGCGCGGACGTGTCTCATCAGCATAAACTCGCGCTAATCTCCCTTTAGCCCAAGCACAACGCACGACGCCTAAAGCTGTACCATAGCCTGCTGTTGCTAAAGCACCCGCGTTGCAGTGTGTGAGGATATTCAGTTTTTCTGGAGTAGAGGGTAAAACTTCTAAACCGCGATCGCCGATTGCTTGACACGTGTGTAAGTCTTCGGCATTGATTGTTTGTGCGGTTTGCAGCAACGCTTGTTGAATTTCTGCAACTGAACCCAATGTTTCATAAGCTGTTTTTAACATTCGGGCGATCGCCCAAAATAAGTTAACCGCCGTCGGGCGCGTTGCGCGTAGCATCACGGCGACTTCTTCTAGCTGATGCAAAAATTCGTCGCGATTTTGAGTCTGGATAGCGCGCCCCCCTAAATACATGCCATAAGCTGCTGCAACTCCAATTGCAGGCGCACCTCGGACAATCATTGTTTTGATCGCCTGCGCCATATCTTCACAGCGATGAATTTCTACAAATCCATACTCGTGGGGTAGCCGCGTCTGATCGATTAGTAAAACTGAGTTTTCATACCAAACAACGGGAAAAACTTGAGAGGGGCAAGAGGACATAGTTCGAGGCTCAAAAGTGCGCTAAGCAAGAGAATTTTCTTCAGTTTAATTAAAAGATGGATCTCAGCTTTGATGTGTGTACGGGCGCACAAGTGTACGCCCATAAATTTCCTTTAGCTTACCGACGAAAGTGTTTTGTTAAAAAAGGCTTTTAACACTTCTTGGGCAATTTGGGGACTGGTTAAACCTAATTCAGCCTTAGACTCGTCGGGGGAAGCATGGTCTACTAAGACATCGGGTACACCAAATCGCTTGACAGGTATGACAACATCTGCGTCGAGTAGTGCTTCTGCTACTGCCGAACCAAAGCCACCCATCAGACAACCTTCTTCTAAAGTGACAACACGTCCGATGCGTTGTGCCAATGGTAGAATCAATTCGGTATCAAGTGGCTTAGCAAACCGCGCGTTGACGACTGTTGCTTGAATGCCATGTTCGCTGAGAATTTCAGCTACCTGCATTGCTGGGTACACCATTGAACCAAATCCTAAGAGCAAAACGTCGTCGCCATGACGTAGCGTTTCGCCTTTGCCGATTTCTACTGGTTCCCAACCTTCTTCCATTAAAGGAACACCGTAGCCGTTACCGCGAGGATAGCGCATCGCGATCGGACCATTAGTGTAGTCTACACCAGTGACGACCATCCGCTGTAACTCGGCTTCGTCTTTAGGTGCCATCAACACCATGTTAGGTAAGCAACGCAAGTAAGCAATGTCATACATTCCTTGATGCGTCGGGCCATCTGCGCCGACAATTCCTGCACGATCCATGCAGAAGAACACAGGTAAGTTTTGGATGCACACATCGTGAACGATTTGGTCGTAGCCGCGCTGCAAGAAAGTTGAGTAAATCGCAACGACAGGGCGCATTCCCTCACAAGCTAAGCCTGCGGCTAAAGTGACGGCGTGTTGTTCTGCAATACCAACATCAATGTATTGTTGGGGAAGTTTCGCTTGCAATTTGTCGAGTCCTGTCCCTGTAGCCATTGCGGCTGTAATTCCCACAATTTTAGGATTATTTTCCGCAAGTTTTACCAAAGCATGGGCAAAAACTTTGGAGTATCCAGGGGGTTTCGGTTTACTCGAAGGAATTGCTTTACCTGTTGTCAGGTTAAACGGCGATTGCGCGTGATAGCCTACTTGGTCTTGTTCGGCGATCGCATAACCTTTACCTTTGACAGTTGCGACATGAACAAGTACCGGTCCGCCAATTTTGTGTGCTTGCTTGAAGGTCGTAATCAGTTCTTCTAAGTTATGCCCATCAACAGGACCCATGTATGTAAAGCCTAATTCTTCAAAAACGGCTCCTACTTTAGGTACTGCTAACCGCTTCATTCCCTCTTTAAACCGTTCGAGTTCGGTTTCTAAAGAATCACCAACAAAAGGAATTTGTTTTACTTGTTCTTCTAAATTATCGGAAAGAAACTGGACTGGCGGACTTAAACGCATTTTATTCAAATGGCGCGAAATTGCACCTACATTCGGAGAAATTGACATTTCATTGTCGTTTAACACCACGAGTAGGTTTGTCTTTGGCAAGTGTCCTGCATGGTTAATCGCTTCTAATGCCATACCACCAGTCAAGGCACCGTCACCAATGACCGCAACAACTTTGAACTTTTCGCCTTTCAAATCGCGCGCGAGTGCCATGCCCAAAGCAGCCGATATGCTTGTAGAAGCATGACCCGCGCCGAAGTGATCGAAAGGACTTTCACAGCGCTTTAGATAGCCTGCTACACCGTCCTTTTGCCTCAGTGTATGAAATTGGCTATAACGACCAGTAATTAGTTTATGTGGATAAGCTTGATGACCTACATCCCAAATGACTTTATCTTGGTCGAGGTCTAGGGTTTGGTAAAGCGCTAGTGTTAATTCCACCACACCTAATCCAGGTCCAAGGTGTCCGCCACTCGCCGCCACGGTCTGCAAATGCTTATCCCGAATTTGACGGGCGATTTGCTGCAATTGGCGAATCGATAAGCCGTGCAACTGGTTAGGATGGGTGATTTCACTCAGGTGCATATTCGGGGTACTCTCTGGCTTTGATCTTTAATGATTGTCCCATTAAAAATCCTACCCAAACTCACGGGGATCTGGTAGTTTTGCTGTCAGCGATCGGCTAGTCGTTTGCAACAACAAACGCAATGACAACAAAAAAGCGAGCAAATCGAGCCATTGTTAAAGTTTCAATTGATCGGATAATGTTATTGTTCTTGGTCAGTATATTTTTAAGCGTTGTATCATTTTATAAAATGTATAAAAATATACATAAATAATTTACGCAAGTCAGTAAGTTTCCAGTTGGCAGCAGCAGCCATAACTAACCAGCTTAAGTTAATTATGAGGTCAATCTTTTGAAACAAACAATTTATAGCCCAAAGCAAATAATTGCTTTGGCAATTCCTATTTGCAGCTTATTTGCATCGTCAAATCTCGTTTGGGCAGGAGCTACTTTACAAACTCCGCAACCTACGTGTACAGTTTTAGACTGTGGTAGCTCCTCAATTACGGGTAATTACGTATATGAATAACCTTTTACCTAAGGCGTACCATTCAACGTACAATTGTTCAGCGCAGGTAATGAATGTTTAAGAGTAGCAGTAACTTCTCAGAAGGTGGATACCGAGCTTGCACTCATTTCGCCTGATAATCAATTTTGGGTAAATGATGACTTCAATGGACTTCGTCCGCGAATTGTCGCCCTTACTTCTCTCCGTGGATAGTATACGCTGCCGGTGACCCGATATGACGGGCGTGGACCTGGAGGTCAATTCACTTTCAAGTATGGGCGCTATCCATTAAGTAATCCTAATGGCTCGAACCCCACAACTACACTCAAATTTGTAGAACAAAATTCTACTCAAAAATAGTTTTAGTTCGTAACTATAGGTACCAACTCTATAAGTTGAGCAAATAATTGAATATTTAAATTAAGGTAATATATCCTACTCGCAAATGTAGGCAATTCAGTAATTCTGAGCAAAATGGCAGGGTGTAGATAATTTTTTGCATTCAGTCACATTCTCGACAAGTTGATTTTTCGTCATAACTTTTAACTGCTAGCTAATATTCATCAGCTAAAGCAATAAATACAGAAATTGTTCATAGCTACACTTTATAATATAATCCTCGCCTCTATATGTAAAAATATTAAATTATCAACACTGCAATTTCACTCAATTGCGCTGTTATTACTGAAAACTGCCCAAGTAAACTACGTGCTTACGTATAATTGCCACAAAACTTACATAGGTATAAAATTTAGCATAATGTTACAAAAACTCATCAACTTCTGCTCCAATGCTTAGACGCTTTAAGCAATTTAATCAACGTCTTCGGCGAGAATTAGCGGTTTTTAAGCCAGAGATAACAGGAATTATTAATGACCGCAAAGAATACCAACGCCAACCGCAGAATTTGTTTACTGAGCAAGGCTATGAGGTGATTCCGGATTTTTTGGATAAGCAAGAATGCGATCGCTTAATCAAAGTT from Chroogloeocystis siderophila 5.2 s.c.1 harbors:
- a CDS encoding ABC transporter ATP-binding protein — translated: MVKVRLEDIKRKFNNVTAIEDITFEVPDGEFWVLVGPSGCGKSTILRTIAGLETATSGNLYIGDVLVNTIPARQRDVAMVFQNYALYPHMTVAENMAFGLRMRKVDANVIRQRVETVARSLSLEHLLERKPKQLSGGQQQRVALGRAIAREAQVFLFDEPLSNLDAQLRDDTRAELKQLHQNLGITTVYVTHDQVEAMTLADRIVVLNQGRIQQIGEPQSVYAQPANRMVATFLGNPPMNILPAKYKNGNFVVENQIIPCSVHVRNALHLVEGQAVDLGIRPEDLFINEPQKNEEVIALTVEVKVVEPLGRETLIRASLLSSSVQVNIQQAGAIRLRLGDRLSLGLDVNQLFIFDSNTGDRLYPC
- the mtnA gene encoding S-methyl-5-thioribose-1-phosphate isomerase; the encoded protein is MSSCPSQVFPVVWYENSVLLIDQTRLPHEYGFVEIHRCEDMAQAIKTMIVRGAPAIGVAAAYGMYLGGRAIQTQNRDEFLHQLEEVAVMLRATRPTAVNLFWAIARMLKTAYETLGSVAEIQQALLQTAQTINAEDLHTCQAIGDRGLEVLPSTPEKLNILTHCNAGALATAGYGTALGVVRCAWAKGRLARVYADETRPRLQGAKLTAWECVQDGIPVTLITDSMAAHCMQRGLIHAVVVGADRIAANGDTANKIGTYSLAIVAQAHNIPFFVAAPRSTIDFSLASGSEIPIEERDASEIYAIGDTTITPEGVEFYNPAFDVTPADLITAIITEYGAFAPNQLQEKLQANLV
- the dxs gene encoding 1-deoxy-D-xylulose-5-phosphate synthase; this encodes MHLSEITHPNQLHGLSIRQLQQIARQIRDKHLQTVAASGGHLGPGLGVVELTLALYQTLDLDQDKVIWDVGHQAYPHKLITGRYSQFHTLRQKDGVAGYLKRCESPFDHFGAGHASTSISAALGMALARDLKGEKFKVVAVIGDGALTGGMALEAINHAGHLPKTNLLVVLNDNEMSISPNVGAISRHLNKMRLSPPVQFLSDNLEEQVKQIPFVGDSLETELERFKEGMKRLAVPKVGAVFEELGFTYMGPVDGHNLEELITTFKQAHKIGGPVLVHVATVKGKGYAIAEQDQVGYHAQSPFNLTTGKAIPSSKPKPPGYSKVFAHALVKLAENNPKIVGITAAMATGTGLDKLQAKLPQQYIDVGIAEQHAVTLAAGLACEGMRPVVAIYSTFLQRGYDQIVHDVCIQNLPVFFCMDRAGIVGADGPTHQGMYDIAYLRCLPNMVLMAPKDEAELQRMVVTGVDYTNGPIAMRYPRGNGYGVPLMEEGWEPVEIGKGETLRHGDDVLLLGFGSMVYPAMQVAEILSEHGIQATVVNARFAKPLDTELILPLAQRIGRVVTLEEGCLMGGFGSAVAEALLDADVVIPVKRFGVPDVLVDHASPDESKAELGLTSPQIAQEVLKAFFNKTLSSVS